The genomic stretch CGTAACCCATGAACCGCAGACTTATATATGAGGTGCTACTCGAATGGTGACAATGGAACGGTCGGCACCCTCACGCAATCGAATCATGCGTGGGCTTTTGCTGTTCTTCTCGTTTTCTGCAGCGGTAGCTGCCGTCTGGATTGGTAGAGGGATGGACGACAATGCACTCGCGCTCGGCATTGCTGCGGTGGGAGTGGCTGTCGCAGTGATAACGACGGGGCCGTTCGGGGTCGCGACGTACTATCTCGGAGCTGTGGCGACAGGTGATGAGATGACCCCCATCGGAATCGTCCTTCTGGGGCTAGCATCCTTCTTTTTATTATTAGTAGAAACACCATCAGGTGCAAGAGTCAAAACGGGCGTACTGTTGATCCCGTTGATGACACTGTTCGGGATAGGTATCGATTTCAGTAGAGCAGTGTGGGGACCGGTAATCACAGTGTTTTTACTGCTCGGATTGTTGGGCACTGGCATATACGTGTTCCGTCGACTGACAATTGCTCGGCTCGGACTCACGACAGGGGAGCGCAGCCATGAGTGAAGACCGAGCGAACAGGGGCGTCCCCACTGATTCAGTGGCGGCGACAGACGGTCGAAACGATTCCGACAGTCGACGGTCCGACGGCGAGCCGATTGACGACCTCCAAGACGAGATTCGCCGTCTCAGGCAAAAAAATCGGCGTTTGAGAGACAAATATGAAGAAACCCAGCAGACTCGAACCCTCCAAACTGTGCTTGGCCTCGCCGCGGTCGGGCTGCTCGCGGGTGTGACGGCAATCGTTGTACCGAGCACACAGGAGGTGTTGTTCACTATCGCAGCCACCGGGCTGTTTGCAGCAGTGCTCACATACACCCTCACATCCGATCGCTTCGTTCCTGTTGAGGTCGGTGAGGGAATCTACGAGTCTCTTTCGTACAACGAGCAGGCAATCGCTAACAGCTTGGGGCTCTCGGAAGTCCGAGTGTACGTTCCGACAGACTTCGGCCCTCGACTCTTTGTGCCCGAAATAGATGCGTACAATCGTTCAGTTACCGAGTTGCGAGGTGATACTGATACTGTCCACCAACTCCGGGAGCCGTTCGTCGTGAGCGAGTTGGCCTCAGAGTCCGGACTCTCTCTCCGGCCGACTGCGAGTACACTGCTTTCGACGTTCTCCGAGCAGCGCGGTAACTCGCTCCCATCAGAGCCGACAGAGGCAGTCGTGGTGCTCGCGGAAGGGGTGACCGACGTCCTCGAACTCGCACGGGAGGTGCAGACAGATGTAGATGCCAGATCCGGGCGAGCCACATTCGAGGTCCAGGGGCAGCTATTTGGCCCACTAACGCGTTTCGACCATCCAGTTACGTCATTTTTCGGTGCAGGCCTCACGAAAGCACTCTCGAAGCCTGTCGAGGTCTCTCTCAGCGAAACTGATGATGGACCGTTCGTCATTTGTCAGTGGCCTACTGTCGCGGACGAGAGGAACGATACCGACCGGTCACTCTGACCCCACGAAGAAAAATAAAAACCAACCGGTGACGACACTGCCACACTGACTCTCGCTGCCTCCTCACACCCTCTTCAAGCGGAGCCAGAAGTAGATTCGCTGGGTGCGTTTCGCTCTATGAGAGCGTCTTCTGGGAGCTCGACCGATGACAGAACCTCTGCAAGCACTTCTTCTGTCGAACGACCGCGGAGATCCGCGTCCGTATTGAGTACGAGCCGGTGGGCAAGCGCAGGTTCCACGAGCGCCATGATGTCGTCGGGGATGACGTAGTTCCGGTCGTGGATTATCGCTCGGGCTTTCGCACCTCGAAGCAACATCAAGCTAGCCCGGGTCGATGCACCGTGCGCGACGTCGTCCGAGGAGCGAGTCGCATCGATGACGTCGATCAGGTAGTCTTTGACTGCGTCCGACACATGAACTTGCAAGGTCGTCTCTTGTGCAGCGGCGATTTCTGTGGGTGTCACAACCTGTTCGATCTCTCCGGGGCCGAGGTCTGGCTGTGAGTCGAACCGGTCTACAATCCGTCTTTCATTCGTTTTGTCCGGGAGGCCCATGGAGTAACGAAATTGGAACCGGTCACGTTGCGCTTCCGGGAGTTCGTACACGCCTTCCATTTCGATCGGGTTCTGCGTTGCAACCACCATGAACGGTTCAGGCAGTGCGAGCGTTTCACGACCAATCGTCACCTGCCGCTCCTGCATTGACTCGAGGAGTGCTGATTGAGTCTTGGCTGTCGCACGGTTGATTTCGTCGACGAGAACAAGATTCGCAAACACCGGCCCTCGTTGCAGTTCGAAGTCTCCTGTCTGTTTTCGGTACACTTCTGTCCCGGTGATGTCTGCTGGAAGGATGTCCGGTGTCATCTGGATACGGCTGTAATCGAGCCCTGTTGCTCCTGCGAACAGCTTTGCAATCGTAGTCTTCGCGATTCCCGGAACACCCTCTAATAGGATATGACCTTCTGTGAGTAAAGAGATAAATAACCCTTCAATAATCTCGTCGTTTCCGATGAGGACGGTACCGATTTCAGAGTGAACACGGTCGTAGAGCTCGGCGGGAGTCGACATCAGTTGTGTAAGCAGAGTTATTGTAAATACATAATTCCTCGTATCGAATCGGATATTATCAGCGACGAGCGAGTGAGCTATGACTCGGCAGACATTATATTAATATCGTACCGCCCGAGGAACTTACGAAGAGCTGAGTACGACTCAGGTAACAGACCGCCTCGTACGTCGTACGAGGAGTTCGAGTGCGAGTAAGCCAAGGAGGCTACTCAATGCGACTGCCTCCGGCGTCTGACGAAGCCACTGCAGAGCCATCCAGATTGGGGGCTGTTCCTCAGCGTGGGAGTAGTCGAGTAGAATACGCTCGTGACCGGTGAGAATCGCCGACACTAATGCTTGGTTCGATGCCTCGTCCTGCATCGAGTT from Salinigranum halophilum encodes the following:
- a CDS encoding AAA family ATPase, with amino-acid sequence MSTPAELYDRVHSEIGTVLIGNDEIIEGLFISLLTEGHILLEGVPGIAKTTIAKLFAGATGLDYSRIQMTPDILPADITGTEVYRKQTGDFELQRGPVFANLVLVDEINRATAKTQSALLESMQERQVTIGRETLALPEPFMVVATQNPIEMEGVYELPEAQRDRFQFRYSMGLPDKTNERRIVDRFDSQPDLGPGEIEQVVTPTEIAAAQETTLQVHVSDAVKDYLIDVIDATRSSDDVAHGASTRASLMLLRGAKARAIIHDRNYVIPDDIMALVEPALAHRLVLNTDADLRGRSTEEVLAEVLSSVELPEDALIERNAPSESTSGSA